From Rana temporaria chromosome 7, aRanTem1.1, whole genome shotgun sequence, the proteins below share one genomic window:
- the DPH2 gene encoding 2-(3-amino-3-carboxypropyl)histidine synthase subunit 2 isoform X2 translates to MSSALFSSDAENVIHRALGAPELGASRCSEGPLEEIYEIQRTVRFIRENGAKKVALQFPDDLLVDSVNVARKLEEATGAKMYMLGDTSYGSCCVDEVAAEHVGAEILIHYGRACLSPSNRLPVMYVFGGKAVDVDLCVESFQNLVPDLLTPVVVFSDVLYEHVLGELEARLARTHPRVTFTKLSWVSDVPPGELRRFGRSFSPDLTLWPDAYSFFYVGGEGPTLSNLLLTWPQCPFFSFNPETGEGRKEGLNVNRALMKRFYLIEKARDAQVVGILVGTLGVSDYLSALAHLKDVTRRAGKKSYMLSMGKLNPAKLANFLEVDIFVLVACAENSLLDSSDFYRPIVTPDEMEVACNPAREWGGCCVTEFRELLPGGSSHVPFPDIDPEDADRTDVSLITGDLRSVRISATETSGEKAVGTALAQRNAETTLAELGPAASFLSSRSWQGLDKSLGQTPVVKAVEGRRGIAIAYEDEAPN, encoded by the exons ATGAGCAGCGCCCTGTTCAGCAGTGATGCGGAGAACGTCATCCATCGGGCCCTCGGTGCTCCAGAACTGGGGGCCAGTCGATGCTCCGAGGGGCCCCTGGAGGAGATCTATGAAATTCAGAGGACTGTCCGGTTTATTCGGGAGAACGGGGCCAAAAAG GTGGCTCTGCAGTTCCCCGATGACCTCCTGGTGGATTCCGTCAACGTTGCCAGGAAACTGGAAGAAGCCACAGGGGCCAAAATGTACATGTTGGGGGACACGTCGTACGGCAG TTGCTGTGTGGACGAGGTGGCCGCGGAACACGTTGGCGCTGAAATCCTGATACATTACGGCCGGGCGTGTCTGAGCCCGAGCAACCGGCTGCCCGTCATGTATGTCTTTGGCGGTAAAGCGGTGGATGTGGACCTGTGTGTGGAGAGTTTCCAGAACCTCGTCCCGGACCTCCTGACGCCCGTGGTGGTCTTCAGTGATGTGCTGTATGAACATGTTCTAG GTGAATTGGAAGCGCGCCTCGCCCGGACGCACCCCCGGGTCACATTCACGAAGCTCTCCTGGGTCAGCGATGTTCCTCCTGGTGAGCTCCGCAGGTTTGGCCGCAGCTTCTCCCCCGATCTGACCCTCTGGCCAGACGCCTACAGCTTCTTCTACGTGGGAGGAGAAGGTCCAACGCTCAGCAACCTCCTGCTCACCTGGCCGCAGTGCCCCTTCTTCAGCTTCAACCCCGAGACCGGGGAGGGCAGGAAGGAAGGACTGAACGTCAACCGCGCCCTGATGAAGCGCTTCTACCTGATCGAGAAGGCTCGGGACGCTCAGGTGGTCGGCATTCTGGTGGGCACGCTGGGCGTGTCGGACTATCTGTCGGCTCTGGCCCACCTGAAGGACGTCACCCGCCGGGCCGGGAAGAAGAGTTACATGCTGTCTATGGGGAAGCTGAACCCGGCCAAGCTGGCCAACTTCCTGGAGGTGGACATCTTCGTGTTGGTGGCGTGTGCCGAGAACTCCTTGCTGGACTCCAGCGATTTCTACCGGCCCATAGTCACTCCCGATGAGATGGAGGTGGCCTGTAACCCGGCGCGGGAGTGGGGCGGCTGCTGCGTCACCGAATTCCGAGAGCTGCTGCCAG GTGGATCATCGCACGTTCCGTTCCCTGATATTGACCCCGAGGACGCGGACAGAACCGACGTCTCTCTGATCACCGGGGACTTGAGATCCGTTCGCATTTCAGCCACAGAGACCTCTGGAGAGAAGGCGGTGGGGACGGCCCTGGCACAGAGGAACGCGGAGACCACCCTGGCAGAGCTGGGACCGGCCG cctCGTTCCTGTCCTCCCGGAGTTGGCAGGGATTGGACAAGTCTCTGGGTCAGACCCCAGTGGTGAAAGCGGTAGAGGGACGCCGAGGAATCGCCATCGCTTATGAAGACGAAGCTCCCAACTAA
- the DPH2 gene encoding 2-(3-amino-3-carboxypropyl)histidine synthase subunit 2 isoform X1: MRRTSSIGPSVLQNWGPVDAPRGPWRRSMKFRGLSGLFGRTGPKRWLCSSPMTSWWIPSTLPGNWKKPQGPKCTCWGTRRTAGEMIDRRRRSIGSCCVDEVAAEHVGAEILIHYGRACLSPSNRLPVMYVFGGKAVDVDLCVESFQNLVPDLLTPVVVFSDVLYEHVLGELEARLARTHPRVTFTKLSWVSDVPPGELRRFGRSFSPDLTLWPDAYSFFYVGGEGPTLSNLLLTWPQCPFFSFNPETGEGRKEGLNVNRALMKRFYLIEKARDAQVVGILVGTLGVSDYLSALAHLKDVTRRAGKKSYMLSMGKLNPAKLANFLEVDIFVLVACAENSLLDSSDFYRPIVTPDEMEVACNPAREWGGCCVTEFRELLPGGSSHVPFPDIDPEDADRTDVSLITGDLRSVRISATETSGEKAVGTALAQRNAETTLAELGPAASFLSSRSWQGLDKSLGQTPVVKAVEGRRGIAIAYEDEAPN, from the exons ATGCGGAGAACGTCATCCATCGGGCCCTCGGTGCTCCAGAACTGGGGGCCAGTCGATGCTCCGAGGGGCCCCTGGAGGAGATCTATGAAATTCAGAGGACTGTCCGGTTTATTCGGGAGAACGGGGCCAAAAAG GTGGCTCTGCAGTTCCCCGATGACCTCCTGGTGGATTCCGTCAACGTTGCCAGGAAACTGGAAGAAGCCACAGGGGCCAAAATGTACATGTTGGGGGACACGTCGTACGGCAGGTGAGATGATTGACAGGAGAAGGCGTTCCATTGGCAG TTGCTGTGTGGACGAGGTGGCCGCGGAACACGTTGGCGCTGAAATCCTGATACATTACGGCCGGGCGTGTCTGAGCCCGAGCAACCGGCTGCCCGTCATGTATGTCTTTGGCGGTAAAGCGGTGGATGTGGACCTGTGTGTGGAGAGTTTCCAGAACCTCGTCCCGGACCTCCTGACGCCCGTGGTGGTCTTCAGTGATGTGCTGTATGAACATGTTCTAG GTGAATTGGAAGCGCGCCTCGCCCGGACGCACCCCCGGGTCACATTCACGAAGCTCTCCTGGGTCAGCGATGTTCCTCCTGGTGAGCTCCGCAGGTTTGGCCGCAGCTTCTCCCCCGATCTGACCCTCTGGCCAGACGCCTACAGCTTCTTCTACGTGGGAGGAGAAGGTCCAACGCTCAGCAACCTCCTGCTCACCTGGCCGCAGTGCCCCTTCTTCAGCTTCAACCCCGAGACCGGGGAGGGCAGGAAGGAAGGACTGAACGTCAACCGCGCCCTGATGAAGCGCTTCTACCTGATCGAGAAGGCTCGGGACGCTCAGGTGGTCGGCATTCTGGTGGGCACGCTGGGCGTGTCGGACTATCTGTCGGCTCTGGCCCACCTGAAGGACGTCACCCGCCGGGCCGGGAAGAAGAGTTACATGCTGTCTATGGGGAAGCTGAACCCGGCCAAGCTGGCCAACTTCCTGGAGGTGGACATCTTCGTGTTGGTGGCGTGTGCCGAGAACTCCTTGCTGGACTCCAGCGATTTCTACCGGCCCATAGTCACTCCCGATGAGATGGAGGTGGCCTGTAACCCGGCGCGGGAGTGGGGCGGCTGCTGCGTCACCGAATTCCGAGAGCTGCTGCCAG GTGGATCATCGCACGTTCCGTTCCCTGATATTGACCCCGAGGACGCGGACAGAACCGACGTCTCTCTGATCACCGGGGACTTGAGATCCGTTCGCATTTCAGCCACAGAGACCTCTGGAGAGAAGGCGGTGGGGACGGCCCTGGCACAGAGGAACGCGGAGACCACCCTGGCAGAGCTGGGACCGGCCG cctCGTTCCTGTCCTCCCGGAGTTGGCAGGGATTGGACAAGTCTCTGGGTCAGACCCCAGTGGTGAAAGCGGTAGAGGGACGCCGAGGAATCGCCATCGCTTATGAAGACGAAGCTCCCAACTAA